One stretch of Chryseobacterium indologenes DNA includes these proteins:
- the hemB gene encoding porphobilinogen synthase — protein MIHSRNRRLRVNESIRSLVRENVLTTDDFVMPIFVMEGENMQEPIPSMPGIFRRSIDLTVKECKELFSLGVKAVNLYMKVSENLKDNTGKEAWNKNGLMQNTIRAIKDAVPGMVVMPDVALDPYSIYGHDGIIENGKILNDATNEALAKMSVSHAEAGADLVAPSDMMDGRVQVIREALEESGFADVGIVSYAAKYASSFYGPFRSALDSAPKENVEIPKDKKTYQMDFHNSREALNEVFKDIEEGADVIMIKPGLPYLDIVSKVREAIDLPIAVYNVSGEYAMVKAAVQNGWLDNDKTIIENLTCFKRAGADMIFTYFAKEAAILLNK, from the coding sequence ATGATACATTCAAGAAATAGAAGACTTAGAGTTAATGAATCTATCAGAAGTTTGGTAAGAGAAAATGTGCTTACAACTGATGATTTTGTAATGCCGATCTTCGTAATGGAGGGCGAAAACATGCAGGAACCGATCCCGTCGATGCCGGGAATTTTCAGGCGAAGCATAGATTTAACAGTAAAAGAATGTAAGGAATTATTTTCTTTGGGCGTAAAAGCTGTCAATTTGTACATGAAGGTGTCCGAAAACCTGAAAGACAATACTGGAAAAGAAGCATGGAACAAAAACGGATTGATGCAGAATACGATCCGAGCGATCAAAGATGCAGTTCCGGGAATGGTGGTAATGCCTGATGTAGCCTTAGATCCTTATTCAATCTACGGACATGACGGAATTATTGAAAACGGAAAAATACTAAATGACGCTACCAATGAAGCATTGGCAAAAATGTCAGTCTCTCATGCGGAAGCAGGAGCAGACCTTGTAGCTCCAAGTGACATGATGGATGGCAGAGTTCAGGTAATCCGTGAAGCACTGGAAGAAAGTGGATTTGCAGATGTAGGTATTGTAAGCTACGCTGCAAAATATGCAAGCTCTTTCTATGGACCTTTCAGGAGTGCTTTAGATAGTGCTCCAAAAGAAAATGTTGAAATTCCTAAAGATAAAAAAACTTATCAGATGGATTTTCACAACTCCCGTGAAGCTTTGAACGAAGTATTTAAAGATATTGAGGAAGGAGCGGATGTAATTATGATCAAACCGGGACTTCCTTATTTGGATATCGTTTCCAAGGTTCGAGAGGCAATTGATCTTCCTATTGCTGTTTATAATGTGAGTGGAGAATATGCAATGGTAAAAGCAGCGGTTCAAAACGGATGGCTGGATAATGATAAAACCATCATTGAAAATCTTACTTGCTTCAAAAGAGCTGGTGCAGATATGATTTTTACTTATTTTGCTAAGGAAGCTGCAATTCTGTTGAATAAATAA
- a CDS encoding T9SS type A sorting domain-containing protein has product MKKFLLLFLFVGAFVGFSNNLQAQLREPSSITQKADDGVLLAYPNPAKDFLIIKAKDSSLRIKSVTFYSILGMQVANYTVNMNSGEINIEKLKPGKYLIRYILSDNTQKVTQIVKQ; this is encoded by the coding sequence ATGAAAAAATTTTTACTTTTATTTTTATTTGTAGGCGCTTTTGTTGGTTTTTCCAACAATTTACAAGCTCAGCTTAGAGAGCCGAGTTCCATCACTCAAAAAGCAGATGATGGTGTTTTGCTTGCCTATCCAAATCCTGCAAAGGATTTCCTTATCATTAAGGCAAAAGATTCTTCTTTAAGAATCAAAAGTGTGACTTTTTATTCTATTTTGGGTATGCAAGTTGCCAACTATACCGTCAATATGAACTCCGGAGAGATTAATATTGAAAAATTAAAACCCGGAAAATATCTGATCCGTTATATTTTGAGCGACAATACGCAAAAAGTTACTCAAATCGTAAAACAATAA
- a CDS encoding ABC transporter ATP-binding protein → MLRAEHIKKTYNMGKKVALDDFSIHVPKGSIYGLLGPNGAGKTSFIRIINQITQADSGEIFINGEKLNPNHIKDIGYMPEERGLYKNMSVGDQILYFGELKGMSKNDALNEAKKWFEKLNIDQWWKKKLSELSKGMAQKIQFVVTVLHRPHLLILDEPFSGFDPVNANLIKDQIIDLKNNGTTIILSTHRMESVEEMCDYVALINNSKKIIDGRVFDVREKFKKNIFGITLSEVNNEQLESFRNKYEIFNFSNENSLVSFDLKNETDQNNILLDLVHVGKVRSFDERIPSMNEVFINAVSNHS, encoded by the coding sequence ATGCTAAGAGCTGAACATATTAAAAAGACCTATAATATGGGAAAAAAGGTCGCATTGGATGATTTCAGCATCCATGTTCCTAAAGGAAGTATTTACGGACTTTTAGGACCCAACGGAGCCGGAAAAACTTCATTTATCCGTATCATTAACCAGATTACCCAGGCAGACTCCGGAGAAATCTTTATCAATGGAGAAAAACTGAATCCAAACCACATCAAAGATATCGGTTATATGCCCGAAGAAAGAGGACTTTACAAAAATATGAGTGTCGGTGATCAAATCCTGTACTTCGGAGAACTGAAAGGGATGAGTAAAAATGATGCCCTGAATGAAGCCAAAAAATGGTTCGAAAAACTGAATATCGATCAATGGTGGAAAAAAAAGCTTTCTGAGCTGTCTAAAGGAATGGCACAAAAAATACAGTTTGTGGTAACCGTACTTCACAGACCTCACCTTTTAATCCTTGATGAACCTTTTTCAGGTTTTGACCCCGTAAATGCCAACCTCATCAAAGACCAGATCATTGACCTTAAGAATAACGGAACCACGATCATTCTTTCTACTCATAGAATGGAAAGTGTGGAAGAAATGTGTGATTATGTGGCATTGATTAACAATTCCAAAAAGATTATTGACGGAAGAGTTTTTGATGTAAGAGAAAAATTCAAGAAAAACATTTTTGGAATTACCCTTTCTGAAGTAAACAATGAACAATTGGAAAGTTTCAGGAACAAATATGAAATTTTCAATTTTTCCAATGAGAATAGCCTGGTTTCTTTCGATCTGAAAAATGAAACGGATCAGAACAATATCCTTCTTGATCTTGTACATGTAGGGAAAGTAAGATCGTTTGATGAAAGAATTCCGAGTATGAATGAAGTATTTATTAATGCCGTAAGTAACCATTCTTAA
- a CDS encoding ABC transporter permease, whose protein sequence is MKNIFLITKREFLTQVKKKSFIILTLLAPVMIIAFGAVIGLMFKANESHSVIEVVDKSGLFTNQLKSNDKLNYVFVSAADEKSKINNLKGNESLDGILILPELKGQNYEELESGTRLVINSKMGFDTKQKIVSDISNVVKKEKIKQLGIQEAQLKDLDKSFSFKTINITDNNKEDSDLTFGVKSGLSMVLMYVTFMFIIIYGVRVMRSVLEEKNNRVVEIIISSVKPFELMMGKILGVTLVALTQFLIWITMSVIGALVLNTGFSPLQQNVPGTNEQIASKLDMTQLATQISHSLLELNFPLIIFVFIVFFLLGYIFYSSIYAAIGSAVDNETETQQFTLFAILPLTLGMYGSFSLMNNPDGPMGFWLSIIPFTSPVAMIARIPFGVPAWQIALSIVLLLVTTVFMIFLAGKIYRVGILMYGNKATLKELWKWIKG, encoded by the coding sequence ATGAAAAATATTTTTTTAATTACAAAGAGGGAGTTTCTTACACAGGTAAAGAAAAAATCCTTTATCATATTGACTTTATTGGCTCCTGTTATGATTATTGCCTTTGGCGCAGTAATCGGATTAATGTTTAAAGCCAACGAATCGCATAGTGTCATTGAAGTGGTTGACAAAAGTGGTTTATTTACTAATCAGCTGAAGTCTAATGATAAACTGAACTACGTATTTGTTTCCGCAGCGGATGAAAAATCCAAGATCAATAATTTAAAAGGGAATGAATCGCTGGATGGGATCTTAATTTTACCTGAATTAAAAGGACAAAACTATGAAGAGCTTGAATCAGGAACAAGATTGGTTATCAACAGTAAAATGGGCTTTGATACCAAACAGAAAATTGTCTCCGATATAAGCAATGTTGTTAAAAAGGAAAAAATCAAGCAATTGGGGATTCAGGAAGCTCAGCTGAAAGATCTTGATAAAAGTTTCAGTTTTAAAACAATTAATATTACAGATAACAACAAGGAAGACTCTGATCTTACTTTTGGTGTTAAGTCCGGGCTTAGTATGGTACTCATGTATGTTACTTTTATGTTCATTATTATCTATGGGGTAAGAGTAATGCGAAGCGTTTTAGAAGAAAAAAACAACCGTGTTGTAGAAATCATTATTTCTTCGGTAAAACCTTTTGAGCTGATGATGGGCAAAATCCTTGGAGTAACATTGGTTGCCCTTACACAGTTTCTGATCTGGATTACCATGTCTGTGATTGGAGCTTTGGTTTTAAATACAGGCTTCTCTCCTCTTCAACAAAACGTTCCGGGTACCAATGAGCAAATTGCGAGTAAACTGGATATGACACAGCTTGCTACTCAGATTTCCCATAGTTTACTGGAGCTGAATTTCCCATTGATTATTTTTGTATTTATTGTTTTCTTCCTTTTAGGATATATTTTCTACAGTTCTATTTATGCTGCCATTGGTTCTGCAGTAGATAATGAAACAGAAACTCAGCAGTTCACATTATTTGCGATCTTACCATTAACTCTGGGAATGTATGGAAGTTTCTCATTAATGAATAATCCTGACGGTCCAATGGGCTTCTGGTTATCTATTATTCCATTTACTTCACCAGTTGCTATGATTGCCAGAATACCTTTCGGAGTTCCGGCATGGCAAATTGCTTTATCTATCGTATTGCTATTGGTAACCACTGTTTTTATGATATTCCTTGCTGGAAAAATTTATCGTGTAGGGATTTTAATGTACGGAAATAAGGCTACTTTAAAGGAGCTTTGGAAATGGATTAAAGGGTAA
- a CDS encoding porin family protein, translating to MKKLLLASALTLSALSFAQVQWKNTRFGVTAGLNYSRVSNAHNPSGPRYTFQGGALALIPVGKTNQFYIQPEVLYYGAGETGKDSDAKNVSGYNAVYANNYLSVPLYFKGYFSEAESEFFGLLGPRFNFLLNQNVKDVPATRPYYTPDGSDPSQPAGVNGKANSFNWGLGFGVGYSYKRQLEVAVKYDLGLSDTYPNLKKEKGGSEKKKSEQVIALTLSYIFK from the coding sequence ATGAAAAAACTTTTATTAGCCTCAGCTTTAACTCTTTCTGCTTTATCCTTTGCACAAGTGCAGTGGAAAAATACAAGATTCGGGGTTACAGCGGGATTAAACTATTCAAGAGTTTCCAATGCCCATAATCCTTCAGGCCCAAGATATACCTTTCAAGGTGGAGCTTTGGCTTTAATTCCCGTAGGAAAAACAAATCAGTTTTATATCCAACCCGAAGTACTATACTACGGAGCAGGAGAAACTGGTAAAGATAGTGATGCTAAGAATGTGAGTGGTTATAATGCAGTATATGCTAATAACTATCTGAGTGTGCCTCTTTATTTCAAAGGGTACTTTTCAGAAGCAGAATCTGAGTTTTTTGGATTATTAGGACCTAGATTTAACTTTTTGCTAAACCAAAACGTTAAAGATGTTCCTGCAACCAGACCTTATTATACCCCGGATGGTAGTGATCCTTCACAACCTGCCGGAGTAAATGGAAAAGCAAATAGCTTTAACTGGGGACTAGGATTTGGCGTAGGATACAGCTATAAGAGACAACTTGAAGTAGCAGTAAAATATGACTTAGGTCTTTCAGATACTTATCCGAATCTTAAAAAAGAAAAAGGTGGTTCTGAGAAGAAAAAATCTGAGCAGGTGATTGCTCTTACCTTAAGCTACATATTCAAATAA
- the sucD gene encoding succinate--CoA ligase subunit alpha: MSILVNKDSKVIVQGFTGNEGTFHAGQMIEYGTNVVGGVTPGKGGSEHLGKPVFNTVADAVVKAGANVSIIFVPPAFAADAIMEAAEAGIKVIVCITEGIPVADMVKVKSYIADRDCRLIGPNCPGIITSEEAKIGIMPGFVFKKGKVGIVSKSGTLTYEAADQVVRAGYGISTAIGIGGDPIIGTTTREALELFINDPETEAVVMIGEIGGGLEAEAARWYKASGSTKPVVGFIAGQTAPKGRTMGHAGAIVGGAEDTAQAKMEIMRENGINVVDSPADIGATVAKILG, encoded by the coding sequence ATGTCAATTTTAGTAAACAAAGATTCTAAAGTAATTGTACAAGGATTTACAGGGAACGAAGGAACTTTCCACGCTGGTCAGATGATTGAATACGGAACAAACGTAGTAGGTGGTGTTACTCCAGGAAAAGGAGGAAGCGAGCACTTAGGAAAGCCGGTATTCAACACAGTGGCTGACGCTGTTGTAAAAGCAGGAGCAAACGTAAGTATCATTTTCGTACCACCGGCATTTGCAGCAGACGCTATCATGGAAGCTGCGGAAGCAGGAATTAAAGTAATTGTATGTATTACTGAAGGTATTCCTGTAGCTGATATGGTAAAAGTAAAATCTTATATTGCTGACAGAGACTGCAGATTAATCGGACCAAACTGCCCTGGAATCATTACTTCTGAAGAAGCTAAAATTGGTATTATGCCAGGTTTCGTTTTCAAAAAAGGTAAAGTAGGTATCGTTTCAAAATCAGGTACCCTTACTTACGAAGCTGCTGATCAGGTAGTAAGAGCAGGTTACGGTATTTCTACAGCGATCGGTATCGGAGGTGACCCAATTATCGGTACTACTACTAGAGAAGCTCTGGAATTATTTATCAATGATCCTGAAACTGAAGCTGTTGTAATGATCGGAGAGATCGGTGGAGGACTTGAAGCTGAAGCAGCGAGATGGTATAAAGCTAGTGGATCTACTAAGCCGGTTGTAGGATTTATCGCTGGGCAAACAGCTCCAAAAGGAAGAACAATGGGACACGCTGGTGCTATCGTAGGAGGTGCAGAAGATACAGCTCAGGCAAAAATGGAAATCATGAGAGAAAACGGTATCAACGTTGTTGATTCTCCTGCTGATATCGGTGCTACTGTAGCTAAAATTCTAGGATAA
- a CDS encoding UDP-3-O-(3-hydroxymyristoyl)glucosamine N-acyltransferase, with the protein MRFHSPQKLKTIADLIGSKFVGPEDFQVLGANEIHMVKPGEIVFVNHPKYYDKALNSAATIILIDKEVDCPEGKALLVSDDPFRDFNKINTHFTRIYNFTEELHDAEIGEGTKIHRSAVIGNNVKIGKNTLIFPNVVIGDRTVIGDNVIIQSNTVLGGDAFYYRKLNGNFDRLISVGNVVIENNVEIGNGCTIDRGVTDSTIVGEGSVLDNQIQIGHDTIIGKKCLIASQVGIAGCCVIGDEVTLWGQVGIASGNKIESGSVLLGKTGVNRDLEKGTYIGMFAEDFKTYLKKEVKLRNLK; encoded by the coding sequence ATGAGATTCCATTCTCCGCAAAAGCTTAAAACAATCGCTGATTTAATAGGCTCAAAATTTGTTGGCCCGGAAGACTTCCAAGTTCTGGGAGCCAATGAAATCCACATGGTAAAGCCGGGAGAGATTGTATTTGTTAATCATCCCAAATACTATGATAAAGCATTAAATTCTGCGGCAACTATTATTTTAATTGATAAGGAGGTAGACTGTCCCGAAGGGAAAGCGCTTCTGGTTTCTGATGATCCTTTCAGGGACTTTAATAAGATCAATACCCACTTTACAAGAATTTACAATTTCACAGAAGAACTTCATGATGCTGAAATAGGGGAAGGAACAAAAATTCATCGTTCCGCAGTCATTGGGAATAATGTGAAGATTGGAAAAAACACATTAATTTTCCCAAATGTAGTAATTGGGGATAGAACCGTGATTGGAGATAATGTAATTATTCAATCCAATACTGTTTTGGGAGGTGATGCTTTCTATTACAGGAAACTAAATGGAAATTTTGACCGTTTAATTTCTGTAGGAAATGTGGTGATTGAAAATAATGTGGAAATAGGAAATGGATGCACTATTGACAGGGGAGTTACAGATTCCACCATTGTTGGAGAAGGTTCTGTGCTGGATAATCAGATTCAGATAGGACATGACACAATCATTGGAAAAAAATGTTTAATTGCTTCTCAGGTGGGAATCGCCGGCTGCTGTGTGATTGGGGATGAAGTAACCTTATGGGGACAGGTAGGAATCGCTTCAGGAAATAAAATTGAAAGCGGATCTGTACTTTTAGGGAAAACCGGAGTGAACAGAGACCTTGAAAAAGGAACCTATATCGGAATGTTTGCTGAAGATTTCAAGACTTATCTGAAAAAAGAAGTAAAACTGAGAAATCTCAAATAA
- the efp gene encoding elongation factor P, with translation MATSNDIKKGLCIEYSNDIFKVIEFLHVKPGKGPAFVRTKLKSVTNGKVIDNTFSAGHKIDEVKVITRKFQYLYDDENGFHFMNNEDFSQLYINKEMIENAQFMKAGEEVTIILKEADETPLSAELPQSVYLDVIEADPGVKGNTATNALKNAIVETGARVMVPLFIEPGDRIKVSTEDGSYLERVKE, from the coding sequence ATGGCAACAAGTAACGATATCAAAAAAGGGCTTTGCATCGAGTATAGCAATGATATTTTTAAAGTAATAGAATTCCTTCACGTAAAACCAGGAAAAGGACCTGCTTTCGTAAGAACAAAATTAAAGTCAGTAACTAACGGTAAAGTAATTGATAATACTTTCTCTGCGGGACATAAAATTGATGAAGTAAAAGTAATCACAAGAAAGTTTCAGTATCTTTATGATGATGAGAACGGATTCCATTTCATGAACAATGAAGATTTCTCTCAGTTATACATCAACAAAGAAATGATTGAGAACGCTCAGTTTATGAAAGCTGGTGAAGAAGTAACAATCATTTTGAAGGAAGCTGACGAAACTCCACTTTCTGCTGAACTTCCACAATCAGTATATCTGGATGTCATTGAAGCAGATCCGGGTGTAAAAGGAAATACAGCAACCAACGCTCTTAAAAACGCAATCGTTGAAACAGGAGCAAGAGTAATGGTTCCTTTGTTTATTGAACCGGGAGACAGAATTAAAGTAAGCACTGAAGACGGTAGCTACTTAGAAAGAGTAAAAGAATAA
- the lpxA gene encoding acyl-ACP--UDP-N-acetylglucosamine O-acyltransferase, with protein MIHQLAAVDKRAKISKNVIVEPFTTIAGDVEIGEGTWIGPNVTIMDGARIGKDCKIFPGTVISAIPQDLKFDGEDTRTIIGDNTTLRECVTVNRGTKALGYTKVGSNCLIMATSHVAHDCIIGDNVIIANGCGIAGHVEIGDFTVMGGLSAVQQFGKIGKHTMISGGSLIRKDVPPYVKVARDPISYAGINSVGLRRRGFSNEKIFEIQKIYRAIFQMKMNVSQALAYIEKEMLPTAERDEILQFIQNSPRGIVKGYGTGKDSN; from the coding sequence ATGATCCATCAATTAGCAGCCGTAGATAAACGTGCGAAAATCAGCAAAAATGTAATCGTAGAACCATTTACTACAATTGCAGGGGACGTAGAAATTGGAGAAGGAACATGGATTGGTCCAAATGTTACCATTATGGATGGAGCAAGAATAGGGAAGGATTGTAAGATTTTTCCTGGGACTGTAATTTCTGCAATTCCTCAGGACTTAAAGTTCGATGGTGAAGACACACGAACCATTATTGGAGATAATACTACTTTAAGAGAATGTGTAACCGTAAATAGAGGAACAAAAGCTTTAGGATATACCAAAGTAGGAAGCAATTGCCTTATTATGGCGACTTCCCACGTTGCGCATGACTGTATTATCGGTGATAATGTAATTATTGCCAATGGTTGCGGGATTGCAGGGCATGTTGAAATTGGTGATTTTACCGTAATGGGAGGATTATCTGCTGTTCAGCAGTTTGGTAAGATCGGAAAACATACGATGATTTCAGGAGGATCTTTAATTAGAAAAGATGTTCCACCTTATGTAAAAGTAGCAAGAGATCCTATTTCTTATGCAGGTATCAACTCAGTGGGGCTTAGAAGAAGAGGGTTTTCCAATGAGAAAATCTTTGAAATTCAAAAGATTTACAGAGCTATTTTCCAAATGAAGATGAACGTTTCCCAAGCGTTGGCATATATTGAAAAAGAAATGCTTCCTACTGCTGAAAGAGATGAAATTCTTCAGTTTATCCAAAATTCTCCAAGAGGGATTGTAAAAGGATACGGAACGGGAAAAGACAGCAACTAA
- a CDS encoding bifunctional UDP-3-O-[3-hydroxymyristoyl] N-acetylglucosamine deacetylase/3-hydroxyacyl-ACP dehydratase — MSDMQKTLQEEVTLSGIGLHTGKEVKLTIKPAKENTGFVFVRTDLEGHPQVEADVNYVVATERGTTLEKLGVKITTCEHLLAALVGCDIDNAILEMDASEPPILDGSSKYFVEAIESVGVVDQNIAREYLVVKEVLTYSDPATGSEITIIPSDTYEVTTMVDFGTKVLGTQNATLKNISEFKDEISSARTFSFLHELEMLLDHGLIKGGDISNAIVYVDKDLTPETTEKLKKAFGKDNVSIRPNGILDNLNLNYPNEAARHKLLDVIGDLALAGVKIKGKVIANKPGHFVNTQFAKKLNRQWKLQKKKNVPDFDLTKEPVFDINGIMKLMPHRPPFLLIDKVLELSDSHVVGLKNVTMNEPFFVGHFPKEPVMPGVLQVEALAQTGGILVLASVPDPENYSTYFIKIDKVKFKRKVVPGDTIIFKIELIEPIRRGIVHMQGYGYVGDTVAVEAELMAQVAKNKVD, encoded by the coding sequence ATGAGTGATATGCAAAAAACGCTTCAGGAAGAAGTAACTCTTTCTGGAATAGGCCTTCATACTGGTAAAGAAGTAAAACTTACCATCAAACCTGCAAAAGAAAATACGGGATTTGTATTTGTAAGAACCGATTTAGAGGGACATCCTCAGGTTGAAGCTGATGTTAATTATGTAGTAGCAACAGAGAGAGGTACAACATTAGAAAAGCTGGGCGTAAAAATTACTACCTGCGAGCACCTTTTGGCGGCTTTGGTAGGATGTGACATAGACAATGCTATATTGGAAATGGACGCATCTGAACCTCCTATTTTGGATGGTTCTTCAAAATATTTTGTGGAAGCTATCGAAAGTGTAGGAGTGGTAGATCAGAATATTGCCAGAGAATATCTGGTGGTAAAAGAAGTTCTTACTTACAGTGATCCGGCTACAGGTTCAGAAATTACAATCATTCCTTCTGATACTTACGAAGTAACAACCATGGTAGATTTTGGGACTAAAGTTCTGGGAACACAAAATGCTACCCTTAAAAATATTTCCGAGTTTAAAGACGAAATTTCTTCAGCAAGAACATTCAGTTTCTTGCATGAATTGGAAATGCTTTTAGATCACGGATTGATCAAAGGTGGAGATATCTCCAATGCGATCGTTTATGTGGACAAGGATCTTACTCCTGAAACTACAGAAAAATTAAAAAAAGCCTTTGGTAAAGATAATGTATCCATAAGACCAAACGGTATCCTTGATAATCTTAACCTCAACTATCCTAATGAAGCTGCAAGACACAAATTACTTGATGTAATTGGTGATTTGGCTCTAGCAGGAGTAAAAATTAAAGGGAAGGTTATTGCTAATAAGCCAGGACACTTCGTAAATACTCAGTTTGCGAAAAAACTAAATCGTCAGTGGAAATTGCAGAAAAAGAAAAACGTTCCGGATTTTGATTTAACAAAAGAACCGGTATTTGATATCAACGGGATTATGAAGCTTATGCCTCACAGACCTCCGTTCTTATTAATCGATAAAGTCCTTGAACTTTCAGACTCTCATGTGGTAGGACTGAAAAATGTAACAATGAATGAACCTTTCTTTGTTGGACATTTCCCTAAAGAGCCTGTAATGCCTGGGGTTCTTCAGGTTGAAGCATTAGCTCAGACAGGAGGTATTCTTGTGTTGGCAAGTGTTCCGGATCCTGAAAACTATTCTACTTACTTTATTAAAATAGATAAAGTAAAATTCAAAAGAAAAGTAGTTCCTGGAGATACTATTATTTTCAAAATTGAATTAATAGAGCCTATCAGAAGAGGTATTGTTCACATGCAGGGGTACGGATATGTAGGAGACACAGTGGCAGTAGAAGCAGAGCTTATGGCTCAAGTTGCAAAAAATAAAGTTGATTAA
- the lpxD gene encoding UDP-3-O-(3-hydroxymyristoyl)glucosamine N-acyltransferase, whose protein sequence is MEFTASQIASFIDGKIIGDENALITGVSPIENGESGHLSFIAQDRFSHFLDTSKCSVIIVSEKLLNKNSYNPTLIVVKDAYLSFQVLMNLYQEMRGRKEGIEDGSSIHDSAVIGDHVYIGAFTYVSEKAKIGEGSQIYPHVYIGKGVKIGKNCKIDSGARIYDYCIIGDNCVIHSNTVVGGDGFGFQPTAEGFKKIPQLGNVIIEDDVEIGSNCSIDRATIGSTIIGKGTKIDNLIQIAHNVKIGQNNVIAAQAGIAGSTTIGDWNQIGGQVGVVGHIKIGNQVKIQAQSGVNSSVNDRETLYGSPAISYNDYLRSYVHFRNFPEIVNRINNLENNSKDNTNE, encoded by the coding sequence ATGGAATTCACAGCTTCGCAAATTGCAAGTTTTATTGACGGAAAAATAATAGGTGATGAGAATGCACTTATTACAGGGGTTTCTCCAATTGAAAATGGAGAATCAGGACATCTTTCTTTTATAGCACAAGATCGGTTTTCTCATTTTTTAGATACCTCAAAATGCTCCGTAATCATCGTTTCGGAAAAACTTCTGAATAAAAATAGTTATAACCCTACCTTAATTGTTGTAAAAGATGCTTATTTATCTTTTCAGGTTCTGATGAATTTATATCAGGAGATGAGAGGAAGAAAAGAAGGCATTGAAGATGGTTCATCCATCCATGATTCAGCTGTGATAGGTGATCATGTTTATATAGGAGCATTTACTTATGTTTCTGAAAAAGCTAAGATCGGGGAAGGGTCACAGATTTATCCACATGTATATATCGGTAAAGGAGTAAAAATTGGTAAAAACTGTAAAATAGACAGTGGGGCCAGAATTTATGATTACTGTATTATCGGGGACAATTGTGTTATTCATTCCAATACAGTAGTAGGGGGAGATGGTTTCGGTTTTCAACCCACAGCTGAAGGTTTCAAAAAGATCCCACAGCTTGGAAACGTAATTATTGAAGATGATGTTGAAATAGGCTCAAACTGTAGTATTGACAGGGCAACTATTGGTTCTACCATCATTGGAAAAGGAACGAAAATTGATAACCTGATTCAGATTGCCCATAACGTAAAAATAGGACAGAATAACGTCATTGCAGCACAAGCTGGAATTGCAGGTTCTACTACTATCGGAGACTGGAATCAAATTGGAGGTCAGGTAGGAGTTGTTGGACATATCAAAATCGGAAACCAGGTGAAAATTCAGGCTCAGAGTGGCGTGAACTCTAGTGTTAACGATAGAGAAACTTTATATGGTTCACCGGCAATTAGCTACAATGACTATTTAAGAAGCTATGTTCATTTCAGAAATTTCCCTGAAATAGTCAACAGAATAAATAATCTTGAGAATAACTCAAAAGATAATACTAATGAGTGA